A genomic window from Thioalkalivibrio sp. ALJ12 includes:
- the hisB gene encoding imidazoleglycerol-phosphate dehydratase HisB, which translates to MTERTASIRRDTLETQITVELNLDGKGTSQLETGVPFLDHMLDQVARHGMVDLSVRAQGDLHIDAHHTVEDVGITLGQALAKALGDKKGIRRYGHAYVPLDEALARVVIDFSGRPGLEMHADFRRSHIGEFDVDLFHEFFQGLVNHAWMTLHIDSLRGDNAHHVAETIFKAFGRALRMAAEADPRAQGITPSTKGSL; encoded by the coding sequence ATGACTGAACGTACTGCTAGCATCCGCCGCGACACCCTCGAGACCCAGATCACCGTCGAGCTCAACCTTGATGGCAAGGGCACAAGCCAGCTGGAGACCGGTGTCCCGTTCCTCGATCACATGCTCGACCAGGTGGCCCGCCACGGCATGGTCGATCTCTCGGTGCGTGCGCAGGGCGACCTGCATATCGACGCGCATCACACGGTCGAGGATGTCGGCATCACGCTCGGACAGGCGCTGGCCAAGGCCTTGGGGGACAAGAAGGGCATCCGCCGCTACGGCCATGCCTACGTCCCGCTGGACGAGGCCCTGGCGCGGGTAGTGATCGATTTTTCAGGGCGCCCGGGGCTGGAGATGCACGCGGACTTTCGGCGTTCGCACATCGGCGAGTTCGATGTGGATCTCTTTCACGAGTTCTTCCAGGGGCTGGTCAACCACGCCTGGATGACCCTGCACATCGACAGTCTTCGCGGAGACAACGCGCACCACGTGGCCGAGACCATCTTCAAGGCCTTTGGGCGCGCGCTGCGCATGGCGGCCGAGGCCGACCCGCGCGCGCAGGGGATTACCCCGTCGACCAAGGGCAGTCTTTAA
- a CDS encoding FHA domain-containing protein yields the protein MSDQGRDSERERSGPQGTMLFQGATLPETEATAEQSRTPPGGHPVLVGVAEPFRQQRLTLKPGKQSVGRQGDNDIVLQEGSVSSQHAWLVNDGGACRVVNLLSTNGTWVNERKVHEATLNDGDHVRFGRAEFIFRRRDDGSEAVPVGGVRRSSWRWIGVAVAILVLAAVARILLENT from the coding sequence ATGAGCGATCAGGGACGAGACAGTGAACGCGAGCGTAGTGGGCCGCAAGGGACCATGCTGTTCCAGGGCGCGACTTTGCCCGAGACGGAAGCCACCGCAGAGCAGTCGCGAACGCCCCCCGGTGGACACCCCGTCCTGGTGGGCGTCGCCGAACCCTTCCGCCAGCAACGCCTGACCCTCAAACCCGGCAAGCAGTCCGTCGGCCGACAGGGCGACAATGACATCGTGCTGCAGGAAGGCAGTGTCTCGTCGCAACACGCCTGGCTGGTCAACGACGGCGGGGCCTGCCGCGTGGTCAACCTTCTCTCGACGAACGGCACCTGGGTGAACGAGCGCAAGGTGCACGAGGCCACGCTGAATGACGGCGACCATGTCCGTTTCGGGCGCGCGGAGTTCATCTTCCGGCGCCGGGATGACGGCTCCGAGGCCGTGCCCGTCGGTGGCGTCCGGCGGTCCTCCTGGCGCTGGATCGGCGTGGCAGTGGCGATTCTGGTGCTCGCCGCGGTCGCGCGCATCCTGCTCGAAAACACCTGA
- a CDS encoding cupin domain-containing protein, translated as MYTRYDDIPAYDTKDGSEIRELMHPDSHGNAAQSLAEAVVAPGATTHLHRHAQTEELYHITRGRGEMRLGGETFEVTVGDTVCIHPGTPHNIRNTGTEPLHILCSCAPPYSHGDTELL; from the coding sequence ATGTATACGCGCTACGACGACATCCCGGCCTATGACACCAAGGACGGCTCCGAAATCCGCGAGCTGATGCACCCGGATTCCCATGGCAATGCGGCCCAGAGCCTCGCCGAGGCAGTGGTCGCCCCGGGCGCGACCACGCACCTGCATCGCCATGCGCAGACCGAGGAGCTCTACCACATCACCCGCGGGCGCGGAGAGATGCGGCTCGGGGGGGAGACCTTCGAGGTGACGGTCGGGGATACCGTCTGCATCCACCCCGGTACCCCGCATAACATCCGCAATACCGGGACCGAGCCGCTGCATATCCTGTGCAGTTGCGCGCCACCCTATTCGCACGGCGACACCGAGCTCTTGTAG
- the hisA gene encoding 1-(5-phosphoribosyl)-5-[(5-phosphoribosylamino)methylideneamino]imidazole-4-carboxamide isomerase, with the protein MLVIPAIDLKEGKCVRLRQGKMEDSTVFGEDPVEMAKRWVDAGAERLHIVDLDGAFAGHPRNAEAVHAIAEAFPDLPIQIGGGIRDEDTVQAYLDAGVEFVIIGTRAVSAPHFVNDLCLEFPGRIIVGLDAKDGKLAVDGWSKLSHHDVIDLAQHFEADGVVAFVYTDIARDGMMKGPNVEATARLASNVRVPVIASGGISSLDDLRQLAENEEEGITGAIVGRALYEGAFTLEEARKAASGG; encoded by the coding sequence ATGCTGGTCATTCCTGCAATTGATCTGAAGGAAGGCAAATGCGTGCGCCTGCGCCAGGGCAAGATGGAGGATTCCACCGTGTTCGGCGAAGACCCGGTGGAGATGGCGAAGCGCTGGGTAGATGCCGGGGCGGAGCGCCTGCACATCGTCGACCTGGATGGCGCCTTCGCGGGCCATCCGCGTAATGCCGAGGCCGTACATGCGATCGCCGAGGCCTTCCCCGACCTGCCGATCCAGATCGGCGGCGGGATTCGCGACGAGGACACCGTGCAGGCCTATCTGGATGCCGGGGTGGAGTTCGTGATCATTGGCACCCGGGCGGTGAGCGCGCCGCACTTCGTCAATGACCTGTGCCTGGAGTTTCCCGGGCGCATCATCGTCGGGCTGGACGCGAAGGACGGCAAGCTGGCGGTGGATGGCTGGTCGAAGCTGTCGCACCACGATGTGATTGATCTGGCCCAGCATTTCGAGGCCGATGGTGTGGTGGCCTTCGTCTATACCGATATCGCCCGCGACGGGATGATGAAGGGCCCCAATGTCGAGGCCACCGCCCGCCTGGCCAGCAACGTGCGCGTGCCGGTGATCGCCTCTGGCGGGATCAGCTCGCTGGATGACCTGCGCCAGCTCGCCGAGAACGAGGAAGAGGGCATCACGGGGGCCATCGTCGGACGCGCGCTGTACGAGGGCGCGTTCACGCTCGAAGAGGCGCGCAAGGCGGCGTCCGGGGGCTGA
- the tatC gene encoding twin-arginine translocase subunit TatC, whose amino-acid sequence MSKTKPEVEPSPEATETLLTHLIELRDRVLRMFIAILVVFLVLFPFANPIYTWLADPLMQHLPEGTSMIAIDVAAPFLIPFKLVLLLAVVISIPYLLYQVWSFVAPGLYSHEKNMALPLVASSTILFYLGMAFAYFVVFPLIFAFFTATAPEGVSVMTDISRYLSFVIMLFIAFGIAFEVPVATILLVSLGATTPDKLAKKRPYVIVGVFLIGMVLTPPDIISQTLLALPMWLLFEIGLILSRIMERKKAEKRRAQGGDEPDDLSDDSGDGPDDPDGGPGGGGKGASGTSSRKAAAATATAGAASSSSSAGARETPASARAGYTPMTDEEMDAELDRIEAEQAELQRQKEARKSSESQTDETPGTDLSQDDTPQEPARDDARADEGPSQEDYDEGRFR is encoded by the coding sequence ATGAGCAAGACCAAGCCGGAGGTCGAACCGAGTCCGGAGGCCACCGAAACCCTGCTCACGCACCTGATCGAGCTGCGTGATCGTGTCCTCAGGATGTTCATCGCCATTCTGGTGGTGTTCCTGGTGCTGTTCCCGTTCGCCAACCCGATATACACGTGGCTGGCGGATCCGCTGATGCAGCACCTGCCGGAAGGCACCAGCATGATCGCGATCGACGTCGCCGCGCCGTTCCTGATCCCGTTCAAGCTGGTCCTGCTGTTGGCGGTGGTGATCAGCATCCCGTACCTGCTCTATCAGGTCTGGTCGTTTGTTGCGCCGGGGCTGTACAGCCACGAAAAGAACATGGCCCTTCCGCTGGTGGCCTCGTCCACCATCCTGTTCTACCTCGGGATGGCCTTCGCGTATTTCGTGGTTTTTCCGCTGATCTTCGCCTTCTTCACCGCGACCGCCCCCGAGGGGGTCTCGGTGATGACCGACATCTCGCGCTATCTCTCGTTCGTGATCATGCTGTTCATCGCGTTCGGCATCGCATTCGAGGTGCCGGTGGCGACGATTCTTCTGGTCTCGCTGGGGGCGACCACACCCGACAAGCTGGCCAAGAAGCGCCCCTACGTGATCGTGGGGGTGTTCCTGATCGGCATGGTGCTCACGCCGCCGGATATCATCTCGCAGACGCTGCTGGCCTTGCCGATGTGGCTGCTGTTCGAGATCGGGCTGATCCTCTCGCGCATCATGGAGCGCAAGAAGGCCGAGAAGCGTCGCGCGCAAGGGGGCGATGAGCCCGATGACCTGAGCGATGACTCCGGCGATGGGCCCGACGACCCGGACGGTGGGCCTGGTGGTGGCGGCAAGGGTGCGTCTGGCACCTCTAGCCGCAAGGCCGCAGCCGCCACGGCCACGGCTGGAGCGGCCAGCTCCAGCTCCAGCGCCGGGGCTCGGGAGACCCCGGCCTCCGCGCGCGCGGGCTACACCCCGATGACCGACGAGGAGATGGATGCCGAACTCGACCGCATCGAGGCTGAACAGGCCGAGCTCCAGCGCCAGAAAGAGGCGCGCAAGTCCTCGGAATCGCAGACGGACGAAACTCCAGGCACCGATCTGTCGCAAGATGACACGCCTCAGGAACCTGCCCGTGACGATGCCCGGGCCGACGAGGGGCCCTCGCAGGAAGACTATGACGAGGGGCGTTTCCGCTAG
- the tatA gene encoding twin-arginine translocase TatA/TatE family subunit, whose product MGIGGISIWQLLIILLIVVLLFGTKKLRNMGGDVGSALKNFRQAVKDPDGQNKQDDNAEGQDGETPEVEDQTGDKGRVVDGEVKNSSEQETETSQSDKKS is encoded by the coding sequence ATGGGTATTGGTGGCATCAGCATCTGGCAACTTCTTATTATCCTGCTCATCGTCGTGCTGCTGTTCGGCACGAAGAAACTGCGCAACATGGGCGGTGACGTCGGCTCCGCGCTGAAGAACTTCCGTCAGGCGGTCAAGGACCCGGACGGCCAGAACAAGCAGGATGACAACGCGGAAGGCCAGGATGGCGAGACCCCTGAGGTCGAGGACCAGACCGGCGACAAGGGGCGTGTGGTCGACGGCGAGGTGAAGAACAGCTCGGAGCAGGAAACCGAGACCTCGCAGTCGGACAAGAAATCCTGA
- a CDS encoding DUF5362 family protein translates to MEAESTGNPQLRELIEPLVRGKFWMQLIGIMLIISGVLTALSIVGILIAWIPIWAGVVLMQAAGASQRAFDSADPLEIKYALSRLRIYFTIFGVLLLIYLALMIVGMLFGIGAGMMGLGAMGEHM, encoded by the coding sequence ATGGAAGCAGAATCGACAGGCAACCCGCAGCTTCGCGAACTGATCGAACCACTGGTGCGCGGCAAGTTCTGGATGCAGCTGATCGGTATCATGCTGATCATCTCGGGCGTGCTCACTGCCCTGTCCATTGTCGGCATCCTGATTGCCTGGATCCCGATCTGGGCCGGGGTGGTGCTGATGCAGGCGGCGGGCGCCTCGCAGCGCGCCTTCGACAGCGCCGACCCGCTGGAGATCAAGTACGCACTAAGCCGACTGCGCATCTACTTCACCATCTTCGGCGTGCTGCTGCTGATCTACCTGGCCCTGATGATCGTCGGCATGCTGTTCGGCATTGGCGCTGGCATGATGGGCCTCGGCGCCATGGGCGAACACATGTAG
- the hisH gene encoding imidazole glycerol phosphate synthase subunit HisH, whose protein sequence is METVAVIDYGMGNLHSVVRALEHESGAGQRILLTDDPDTLREADRLVFPGQGAAGDAMRALASRGLDRLLPELTADRPFLGLCLGQQILMQHSEESGGVDLLGILPGRVARFPECDGPDGRRLKIPHMGWNRVLPTGEHPLWHGLPETPWFYFVHSYRVLPENEADIAGRTDYGETFASALARGSLFTMQCHPEKSAACGLRLLHNFLRWDGEGPGAA, encoded by the coding sequence ATGGAAACAGTTGCCGTCATTGACTACGGCATGGGTAACCTGCACTCGGTCGTTCGCGCGCTCGAACACGAGTCCGGTGCCGGCCAGCGCATCCTGCTGACGGACGATCCCGACACCCTGCGTGAGGCCGATCGCCTGGTCTTTCCGGGGCAGGGGGCGGCCGGTGATGCGATGCGCGCGCTGGCCTCGCGGGGGCTCGATCGCCTGTTGCCCGAGCTGACTGCGGATCGGCCCTTCCTTGGCCTGTGCCTGGGGCAGCAGATCCTGATGCAGCACAGCGAAGAGAGCGGCGGGGTCGATCTTCTGGGCATACTGCCGGGGCGGGTCGCACGTTTCCCGGAATGCGATGGCCCGGACGGCCGGCGCCTGAAGATCCCGCACATGGGGTGGAACCGGGTCCTGCCGACGGGCGAGCACCCCCTGTGGCACGGCCTGCCCGAGACGCCGTGGTTCTATTTTGTACACAGCTATCGCGTGTTGCCGGAGAACGAGGCGGATATCGCCGGGCGCACCGATTATGGCGAGACCTTTGCCTCGGCACTGGCGCGCGGCTCGCTGTTCACCATGCAGTGCCACCCGGAGAAGAGCGCCGCCTGCGGGCTGCGCCTGTTGCATAACTTTCTGCGCTGGGACGGTGAGGGTCCCGGGGCTGCGTGA
- a CDS encoding serine/threonine-protein kinase: MQRIGRYGVGEEIGRGAMAVIYRGFDPEIRRELAIKCLQDDYARRPEYRRRFLVEARAAGTLTHPGIVTIFDVGESGDRPFIAMELLDGITLAAFAEQFRPLLLRNVLKIAIQLTEALDYAHRNGVVHRDIKPENIIVTSATVNIKVMDFGIAQTLNDPAWRADSDGYVAGSPHYMAPEQIRGLSTDARADLYSVGVVLYELLTGSTPFRGHEVEGLLTRVVRDPPPPLRPIVQDCPPELIELVERLLEKQPDQRYQSAGELLVELQRIDEERMEHERAGAGRRIIPLRWRWPAILGATVAITLAAAGALVQKKQNEVITDLAFDYGSTLAQIITVESAEDLLLEDTIAVQGRLQDMQDNREIALLSVADHRGHVVASSDHASLGSPFESPPEEHLLTRRGDQAIWSLEDPDGREMFLFEAPVRFQEIEIGRLQVGLSTRSLRAANQTTLLALTLLALVTLLAVSLGAYVLARRLQTPLDTLRGALDQIGQGRLDTRIRTRRRDDFERVYAAYNAMADSLEARMKQRPAPQQQAPQAESDSERTLILEEHAEADRPERTPPA, translated from the coding sequence GTGCAGCGCATCGGTCGCTATGGCGTAGGCGAGGAGATCGGTCGCGGGGCGATGGCCGTAATCTATCGCGGCTTCGACCCGGAGATTCGCCGCGAACTTGCGATCAAGTGCCTGCAGGATGACTACGCACGCCGGCCCGAGTATCGCCGCCGGTTTCTGGTGGAGGCGCGCGCAGCCGGCACACTGACCCACCCGGGGATCGTGACGATCTTCGACGTCGGCGAATCCGGGGACCGCCCGTTTATCGCGATGGAACTGCTGGACGGGATTACGCTCGCCGCCTTCGCCGAGCAGTTCCGCCCGCTGCTATTGCGCAACGTACTCAAGATCGCGATCCAGCTGACCGAGGCGCTCGATTACGCCCACCGCAATGGTGTGGTGCATCGCGATATCAAGCCGGAGAACATCATCGTCACCAGCGCCACGGTGAACATCAAGGTGATGGACTTCGGCATCGCCCAGACCCTGAATGATCCTGCCTGGCGGGCCGATTCGGATGGCTACGTCGCCGGCTCGCCCCACTACATGGCTCCGGAACAGATTCGTGGCCTGTCCACCGACGCCCGAGCGGACCTCTACTCGGTGGGGGTCGTCCTGTATGAACTGCTCACCGGCTCGACACCCTTTCGCGGGCACGAGGTCGAAGGGCTGCTGACCCGAGTGGTGCGCGACCCGCCACCGCCCTTGCGCCCGATCGTCCAGGATTGCCCCCCGGAGCTGATCGAGCTGGTCGAACGGCTGCTGGAGAAACAACCGGACCAGCGCTACCAGTCAGCCGGAGAGCTGCTAGTAGAGCTGCAACGGATCGACGAAGAGCGCATGGAACACGAACGCGCCGGCGCCGGACGGCGGATCATCCCGCTGCGGTGGCGCTGGCCGGCAATCCTCGGAGCGACCGTGGCCATCACGCTGGCAGCCGCCGGCGCCCTGGTGCAGAAAAAACAGAACGAGGTGATCACGGACCTGGCCTTCGACTACGGGTCCACGCTGGCGCAGATCATCACGGTGGAGAGCGCGGAGGACCTGCTGCTGGAGGACACCATCGCCGTACAGGGGCGGCTGCAGGACATGCAGGACAATCGCGAGATCGCGCTATTGAGCGTGGCGGACCACCGAGGGCACGTGGTGGCGAGCAGCGATCACGCATCACTTGGCAGCCCATTTGAATCCCCTCCCGAGGAGCACCTGCTGACCCGTCGCGGGGACCAGGCGATCTGGTCTCTGGAGGACCCGGACGGGCGCGAGATGTTCCTGTTCGAGGCACCCGTGCGCTTTCAGGAGATCGAGATCGGGCGGCTGCAGGTGGGCCTCTCGACCCGCTCGCTGCGTGCCGCCAATCAGACCACACTGCTGGCCCTGACGCTGCTCGCGCTGGTGACGTTGCTCGCCGTTTCGCTGGGTGCTTACGTACTCGCACGACGGCTGCAGACGCCACTGGACACTCTGCGCGGGGCCCTCGATCAGATCGGACAAGGCCGGCTGGACACGCGCATCCGCACCCGGCGACGCGATGATTTCGAACGGGTATATGCCGCCTACAACGCGATGGCGGACTCGCTGGAGGCGCGCATGAAGCAGCGCCCGGCACCCCAACAGCAAGCCCCGCAAGCGGAATCCGACAGCGAGCGGACGCTGATACTGGAGGAACATGCGGAGGCGGACCGCCCGGAACGGACTCCCCCCGCCTGA
- the tatB gene encoding Sec-independent protein translocase protein TatB codes for MFDIGFWEIIIIVLVALLVVGPERLPGLAREIGRWVGKTRRFVHSVRSDFEQELQTDELRKMLQSQEREIRQLKGTMEETEKDLREDIEETEKDLREDIEGKPAARKGLTQDHLKALDDKRAATDKQTKKPAVRERRPADADDAQDEADPEQAEVRRVPTRSGIDGNLMTDDPALEAERKARAGEADRPKRKKPAVRPRRTAKSDTPESADRQDAAPDHSSDSTHDDQAPDKHS; via the coding sequence ATGTTCGACATCGGTTTCTGGGAGATCATCATCATCGTGCTGGTCGCGCTCCTGGTCGTCGGACCGGAGCGGCTGCCCGGCCTTGCGCGCGAGATCGGCCGCTGGGTGGGCAAGACCCGGCGTTTCGTGCACAGCGTGCGTTCGGATTTCGAGCAGGAACTACAGACCGACGAGCTGCGCAAGATGCTCCAGAGCCAGGAGCGCGAGATCCGTCAGCTCAAGGGCACCATGGAGGAGACCGAGAAGGATCTCCGCGAGGACATCGAGGAAACCGAAAAGGATCTGCGCGAGGACATCGAGGGGAAGCCCGCCGCCCGCAAGGGCCTGACGCAGGACCACCTGAAGGCCCTGGACGACAAGCGCGCTGCAACGGATAAACAGACGAAGAAGCCGGCCGTGCGTGAGCGCCGCCCGGCGGATGCGGACGACGCCCAGGACGAGGCCGATCCCGAGCAGGCTGAAGTGCGTCGGGTGCCGACCCGCTCGGGTATAGACGGCAACCTGATGACCGACGACCCGGCGCTGGAAGCCGAACGCAAGGCACGCGCTGGAGAGGCGGATCGACCCAAGCGCAAGAAGCCGGCTGTGCGCCCGCGTCGCACCGCGAAGTCGGATACCCCCGAGTCCGCGGACCGCCAGGATGCCGCCCCGGACCATTCAAGCGACTCCACTCACGACGACCAGGCCCCCGACAAGCACTCATGA
- the gpmI gene encoding 2,3-bisphosphoglycerate-independent phosphoglycerate mutase, whose translation MADPRPTPRRPVLLIVMDGVGVNPSKVNNAYAEANTPRLDEYLSTHAHTTLDACGRAVGLPDGQMGNSEVGHLTLGAGTVINQDLVRIDDSIADGSFYENDALVSAARAAANNDLPLHLIGLVSDGGVHSHIRHLRALVEICQREGARPMVHMITDGRDTAPRSALNYLDPLEEELASAGGAIATVCGRYYAMDRDKRWSRTEKAFRAIAYAEGEPAGSAREAIEAAYAAGEDDEFINPRIINGGAPLGQDAVCVLFNFRNDRPRQLTAALGLDDFDGFDRGEFRPVAETCLTEYDPRFLSPIAFPPERPSTTLGSTIASAGIPQFHCAETEKYAHVTFFFNGGKEEPYAGEQRVMVPSPPVDTYDEQPEMSAVEVADETIKAMEGGRYGFILVNFANGDMVGHTAKREALLQAVEVLDREVGRVLDAAKDAGYSVIVTADHGNCDEYIDPVTGDPHTQHTIYPVMCMITDSQRWRLRTGGGLADVAPTVLELMGVPKPAAMGGCSLLLEEVPEPA comes from the coding sequence ATGGCCGACCCGCGTCCGACCCCCCGCCGCCCCGTCCTGCTGATCGTTATGGACGGGGTCGGAGTAAACCCGTCCAAGGTGAACAACGCCTACGCCGAGGCCAACACGCCGCGCCTCGACGAGTACCTGTCTACCCATGCGCATACCACGCTGGATGCCTGTGGCCGCGCCGTTGGCCTGCCGGATGGCCAGATGGGCAACTCCGAGGTGGGCCATTTGACCCTGGGTGCCGGGACCGTGATCAACCAGGATCTGGTGCGCATCGACGACTCCATCGCCGATGGCAGTTTTTACGAGAACGACGCCCTGGTCAGTGCCGCCCGCGCGGCCGCGAATAATGACCTGCCGCTGCACCTGATTGGCCTGGTGTCCGATGGTGGCGTTCATTCGCATATCCGCCACCTGCGCGCGCTGGTCGAGATCTGCCAGCGCGAAGGCGCCCGGCCGATGGTGCACATGATCACCGACGGTCGCGACACGGCCCCGCGTTCCGCGCTCAACTACCTCGACCCGCTGGAAGAGGAGCTGGCCAGCGCCGGCGGCGCCATTGCCACGGTATGCGGTCGTTATTACGCCATGGATCGCGACAAGCGCTGGAGCCGCACCGAAAAGGCCTTCCGCGCGATTGCCTACGCCGAGGGCGAGCCCGCAGGGTCGGCGCGCGAGGCCATCGAGGCCGCCTACGCCGCCGGCGAGGACGACGAGTTCATCAATCCCCGCATCATCAACGGCGGTGCCCCGCTCGGGCAGGACGCGGTCTGCGTGCTGTTCAACTTCCGCAACGACCGGCCGCGTCAACTGACGGCCGCGCTGGGGCTGGACGACTTCGACGGCTTTGACCGTGGTGAATTCCGCCCGGTGGCCGAGACCTGTCTGACCGAGTACGACCCGCGCTTCCTGTCGCCGATCGCCTTCCCGCCCGAGCGCCCCTCGACCACCCTGGGGAGCACGATCGCCTCTGCCGGTATCCCGCAGTTCCACTGCGCGGAGACCGAAAAGTACGCCCACGTCACCTTTTTCTTCAATGGCGGGAAGGAAGAGCCCTACGCCGGAGAACAGCGCGTGATGGTGCCCTCGCCGCCAGTGGATACCTACGACGAACAGCCGGAGATGAGCGCGGTTGAGGTGGCCGACGAGACCATCAAAGCCATGGAAGGCGGGCGCTACGGGTTCATCCTGGTGAACTTTGCCAATGGCGACATGGTGGGCCACACGGCCAAGCGCGAGGCCCTGCTCCAGGCGGTCGAGGTGCTGGATCGCGAGGTCGGACGCGTGCTGGATGCCGCGAAGGATGCGGGTTATTCCGTGATCGTGACCGCTGACCATGGCAACTGCGACGAGTACATCGACCCGGTGACCGGCGACCCGCACACCCAGCACACGATCTACCCGGTGATGTGCATGATTACCGACTCGCAGCGCTGGCGTCTGCGTACCGGCGGCGGTCTGGCCGATGTGGCCCCGACGGTGCTGGAATTGATGGGGGTACCCAAGCCCGCCGCAATGGGTGGCTGCAGCCTGTTGCTCGAGGAAGTCCCCGAGCCGGCATGA
- the soxZ gene encoding thiosulfate oxidation carrier complex protein SoxZ, which produces MSIRVRAQESNGVVNVRALMSHDMLVPDDDGGPHFIETVEIKRNGEDAITAYWNFTVSRNPFLQVEFDGSAGDTVSVSWTDNKGESDSTEVEVG; this is translated from the coding sequence ATGTCTATTCGAGTTCGCGCCCAAGAAAGCAACGGCGTTGTTAACGTCCGCGCTCTGATGAGCCACGACATGCTGGTCCCGGATGATGATGGTGGTCCGCACTTCATCGAAACCGTGGAAATCAAGCGTAACGGCGAAGACGCCATTACCGCCTACTGGAACTTCACTGTCTCTCGTAACCCGTTCCTGCAGGTCGAGTTCGACGGTTCCGCCGGCGACACCGTGTCCGTCTCCTGGACGGACAACAAGGGCGAATCCGATTCGACCGAAGTCGAAGTCGGCTAA
- a CDS encoding phosphoribosyl-ATP diphosphatase: protein MAGRASDALAGAELLSALAEVIEQRRQADPEQSYVAKLHARGLDEMLKKLGEESAETIIAGKNDDSDALVSEMADLWFHSLIVLAARGRHPDDVLDELARRFGLSGIAEKAARRASGQRSDKNDK from the coding sequence ATGGCCGGGCGTGCGTCAGATGCCCTGGCGGGTGCCGAACTCCTGAGCGCGCTGGCCGAGGTGATCGAACAGCGGCGCCAGGCCGACCCGGAGCAGTCCTACGTGGCGAAGCTGCACGCCCGGGGGCTCGACGAAATGCTGAAGAAGCTCGGCGAGGAGTCGGCGGAGACCATTATCGCCGGCAAGAACGACGACAGCGACGCGCTGGTGTCGGAGATGGCGGACCTGTGGTTTCATAGCCTGATTGTGCTCGCGGCCCGGGGCCGCCACCCCGACGACGTCCTCGACGAGCTGGCTCGGCGCTTCGGGTTGTCCGGTATCGCGGAAAAGGCCGCGCGCCGGGCCAGTGGGCAGCGCTCTGATAAAAACGATAAATAA
- the hisF gene encoding imidazole glycerol phosphate synthase subunit HisF produces the protein MLAKRIIPCLDVDAGRVVKGVNFVGIRDAGDPVEIARRYNAQGADEITFLDITASSDDRDTILHVVEEVAREVFIPLTVGGGVRAVEDIRRLLNAGADKVSINTAAVHRPELVREAADWVGSQCIVVAIDAKRVSAEGESPRWEVLTHGGRRETDLEVVEWAQRMESLGAGEILLTSMDRDGTRIGFDLELTRAVSDAVGIPVIASGGVGELQHLVEGVTEGHADAVLAASIFHFGQHTVGEAKDAMAAAGVPVRPNDAGVAA, from the coding sequence ATGCTGGCCAAGCGCATCATCCCCTGCCTGGATGTCGATGCCGGCCGCGTCGTCAAGGGCGTGAACTTTGTCGGCATCCGCGATGCCGGCGACCCGGTGGAGATCGCGCGGCGCTACAACGCGCAGGGCGCGGACGAGATCACCTTCCTCGATATCACGGCCTCCAGTGACGACCGCGACACCATCCTGCATGTGGTCGAGGAGGTGGCGCGCGAGGTCTTTATCCCGCTGACCGTGGGTGGCGGCGTGCGTGCGGTGGAGGACATCCGCCGCCTGCTGAATGCCGGGGCCGACAAGGTCTCGATCAATACCGCCGCCGTGCACCGCCCGGAGCTGGTGCGCGAGGCGGCCGACTGGGTCGGCAGCCAGTGCATCGTGGTGGCGATCGACGCCAAGCGCGTCAGCGCGGAAGGCGAGTCCCCTCGCTGGGAGGTGCTCACCCACGGTGGGCGCCGCGAGACCGATCTGGAAGTCGTCGAGTGGGCGCAGCGGATGGAGTCCCTCGGGGCCGGCGAGATCCTGCTGACCAGCATGGACCGTGATGGCACCCGGATCGGGTTCGATCTGGAACTGACCCGGGCGGTCAGCGATGCGGTGGGTATCCCGGTCATTGCCTCCGGCGGCGTGGGCGAGTTGCAGCACCTGGTCGAGGGCGTGACCGAAGGCCATGCCGACGCAGTGCTGGCGGCCAGCATCTTCCATTTCGGTCAGCACACGGTGGGCGAGGCCAAGGACGCGATGGCCGCGGCAGGTGTGCCCGTACGGCCGAACGACGCCGGGGTGGCCGCCTGA